In one Sporomusa sphaeroides DSM 2875 genomic region, the following are encoded:
- a CDS encoding helix-turn-helix domain-containing protein, translating to MLLMQSNSWDNYPLVLNTKQVAEILSISTNQVYAMLKEGTLPRVQIGRVYKVYRDALRDWLSRGAPV from the coding sequence ATGTTGCTAATGCAATCCAATAGTTGGGATAATTATCCACTTGTCTTAAATACGAAGCAGGTTGCCGAGATACTCTCCATCAGCACAAATCAAGTATATGCAATGCTGAAAGAAGGCACCTTGCCGCGAGTACAAATAGGAAGGGTATATAAGGTTTACCGGGACGCCTTGCGAGACTGGCTTTCAAGAGGAGCACCTGTATAA
- a CDS encoding ankyrin repeat domain-containing protein gives MRKPHRQLFQMVATKDLVGVKGLLGQGLTPNIIAGQAKITPLMVAVRNNDVAMIKLPLENGAAVETANDYLGRDAYDYAEKYNSTAALMVLLSHKEDVANAIQ, from the coding sequence GTGCGTAAACCACATAGACAGCTCTTTCAAATGGTTGCCACTAAAGACTTGGTCGGAGTTAAAGGTTTGCTAGGCCAAGGACTAACTCCAAACATAATAGCAGGGCAAGCGAAAATTACGCCGCTAATGGTTGCTGTGCGTAATAACGATGTTGCTATGATTAAGTTACCACTAGAAAACGGTGCAGCCGTAGAAACTGCTAATGATTATCTGGGCAGAGATGCCTATGATTACGCTGAAAAGTACAACAGTACCGCAGCTTTGATGGTATTGCTGTCTCACAAGGAGGATGTTGCTAATGCAATCCAATAG
- a CDS encoding ankyrin repeat domain-containing protein: MNQSILNENFNFAARMGDLAEVINLLDGGVDILARDDVGWYALWHAVENGHEQMAEYLLEQGFKDFPELVGFALILAATPAMVKLLVRYNPDCYVTNDFGMTARDLMVNCGEYESIAIYDESGLPKPPLNLKLLRGIKRRCCLDRWSALMGIAVPAELRHRLDRLIQDYPYDLKKHKREFLKITDEVSKSA; encoded by the coding sequence ATGAACCAGTCAATTCTTAATGAGAATTTCAATTTTGCAGCCAGGATGGGTGACCTAGCAGAAGTAATAAACCTGCTAGACGGGGGCGTGGATATACTTGCCCGAGATGATGTAGGTTGGTATGCTCTGTGGCACGCTGTAGAAAACGGGCATGAGCAAATGGCTGAATATTTGCTAGAGCAAGGCTTTAAGGACTTCCCTGAACTTGTTGGTTTTGCACTAATATTGGCAGCAACACCTGCTATGGTTAAGTTATTGGTAAGGTATAACCCGGATTGTTATGTGACTAATGATTTTGGTATGACCGCTAGAGATTTGATGGTTAACTGCGGTGAATACGAGTCAATAGCCATTTATGACGAAAGCGGATTACCTAAACCACCCTTAAATTTGAAATTGTTACGTGGGATTAAACGGCGCTGCTGTTTAGATAGATGGTCAGCACTAATGGGAATTGCTGTTCCGGCAGAATTGCGTCATCGGCTAGATAGGCTAATTCAAGATTACCCCTATGACCTAAAAAAACACAAGCGGGAATTTCTTAAGATTACTGACGAGGTGAGCAAGAGTGCGTAA
- a CDS encoding helix-turn-helix domain-containing protein translates to MPYSSPIHPKLTVQQLNAIDLLASGVGVVKTAEVLGVNRHTITRWKTRNPFFMAQLNSRRKELWSEAHERLRGMVTKSLDVMEAALDSGDSRIAVEVLKAVNIYGGVPAPQGGTSVDAVMVEKAEQYAKELLYGHPTGDPQSQALYGSKMLPIMTAEVFQDMRDNIEKYTGDDEDEPVNS, encoded by the coding sequence ATGCCCTATAGTTCCCCAATACACCCTAAATTGACTGTTCAGCAATTGAATGCTATAGACCTTCTTGCTTCCGGTGTTGGCGTGGTTAAAACTGCCGAGGTGCTCGGAGTGAATAGACATACTATAACCAGATGGAAGACTCGTAACCCCTTTTTTATGGCCCAGCTCAATTCTCGTCGCAAAGAGCTTTGGAGTGAAGCCCATGAACGGCTTAGGGGAATGGTAACTAAGTCTTTAGATGTCATGGAGGCCGCACTCGATAGTGGTGATAGCAGAATCGCAGTTGAGGTGTTAAAAGCAGTTAATATATATGGCGGCGTACCAGCGCCACAGGGTGGTACTAGTGTTGATGCTGTAATGGTGGAAAAAGCTGAACAGTATGCAAAGGAATTGCTATACGGACATCCTACTGGCGACCCGCAGAGTCAAGCTCTTTATGGGAGCAAAATGCTACCCATTATGACAGCGGAGGTTTTTCAGGACATGAGAGATAATATCGAAAAATACACAGGAGACGATGAAGATGAACCAGTCAATTCTTAA